A genomic window from Anopheles ziemanni chromosome X, idAnoZiCoDA_A2_x.2, whole genome shotgun sequence includes:
- the LOC131290637 gene encoding uncharacterized protein LOC131290637, with protein sequence MKPDASGSDDDAEYTNQATMRIDDLQRGKYPVKMRPKPVNGDVRVPTAKVRQHPKLPKNRSQLGSDFVAPDGGWGWMVVLAAGFSNLCTFPVLQQFGLLFKERMSELSINASEVTTIINTHSALTSIVGLANGPMFRRFTYRQVAFFGALLVGVAVTLTALASSFTGYMLTFAILYGAGVGINASANSLALNTYFKQKRRIATGFAWTLTGLGPIVAPHLITLLQRHFGTNGTVLLFGGFAMNAVALALLYQPVQWHARTPVPTGDDPNLPATPAPSARCSYCQSAHDPRGVPFNTLPIERSRQELLGYDAVVETGTPMLSRANDGWYSRSSLRSLYGSRLSLTTPRYLSLRPSMLNLGDVKTYVASPAGVAVGKVTIDECHTEDCPTVQAEHEPLRRPTIVEGLDTTGGGYHGPPKASTVAANLSSLASSNTPPALPRKRDNPPGTGEKDVLKQASKRLAQLVEDSKRTCTCSEVLKSLMADDGQQQPAEPPPLTLLQRIAIFFDLDLLRDFVYLNIMVGITLANFAELNFSILTPFVLADFGCTRDQIAMAMSVLGVTDITCRCIIPLLAERISWQNRTFFLIGVINMALGRIVLAHFHSYPVVLTVACWIGFNKGLRTVFMALAIPSHVSLDRLPGATGIHLLFAGLFYFFVGPLVGFVRDATNYATTLHVLNIATFAMAISWCLEMYYFTPRQRQRQAATKSPS encoded by the exons ATGAAACCGGACGCGTCCGGCTCGGACGACGACGCGGAGTACACCAACCAGGCCACCATGCGCATCGACGACCTGCAGCGAGGGAAGTACCCGGTTAAGATGCGACCGAAGCCGGTGAATGGCGATGTGCGGGTGCCAACAGCTAAAGTGCGACAGCATCCAAAACTACCGAAAAATCGGTCCCAGCTCGGCAGTGACTTCGTGGCGCCGGACGGAGGCTGGGGCTGGATGGTGGTCCTGGCGGCCGGATTTTCCAAC CTCTGCACCTTTCCGGTGCTGCAGCAGTTTGGGCTACTGTTCAAGGAGCGCATGTCCGAACTCTCGATCAACGCGTCCGAGGTGACGACCATCATCAACACCCACTCGGCGCTGACATCGATCGTCGGGCTGGCGAACGGGCCCATGTTCCGCCGGTTCACCTACCGCCAGGTGGCGTTCTTCGGCGCACTGCTCGTCGGTGTGGCCGTCACGCTGACCGCGCTGGCGAGCAGTTTCACCGGCTACATGCTCACCTTCGCCATCCTGTACGGTGCCGGTGTCGGCATCAACGCGTCGGCGAACTCGCTCGCCCTCAACACGTACTTCAAGCAGAAGCGCCGCATTGCCACCGGCTTCGCCTGGACCCTGACTGGCTTGGGACCGATTGTGGCGCCCCATCTCATCACGCTGCTACAGCGCCACTTCGGCACCAACGGCACGGTACTGTTGTTCGGCGGGTTCGCGATGAACGCCGTAGCCTTGGCCCTGCTGTACCAGCCGGTCCAGTGGCACGCTCGGACACCCGTCCCGACCGGCGATGACCCCAACCTGCCGGCGACGCCGGCACCGAGCGCTCGCTGCAGCTACTGCCAGAGTGCGCACGACCCCCGGGGAGTTCCGTTCAACACGCTCCCGATCGAGCGTAGCCGGCAGGAACTGCTCGGGTATGACGCGGTGGTGGAGACCGGCACACCGATGCTGTCCCGCGCCAACGATGGCTGGTACTCGCGCAGCTCGCTCCGGTCACTGTACGGATCGCGCCTCAGTCTCACCACACCGCGCTACCTTTCGCTGCGACCCTCGATGCTCAACCTGGGCGACGTGAAGACGTACGTCGCAAGCCCGGCCGGGGTGGCGGTAGGCAAGGTCACCATCGACGAGTGCCACACGGAGGACTGCCCGACCGTGCAGGCCGAGCATGAGCCCCTTCGTCGGCCCACGATCGTGGAAGGCCTGGACACTACCGGCGGCGGGTACCACGGCCCGCCCAAGGCTTCGACCGTGGCGGCCAATCTGTCCAGCCTGGCGTCCTCCAATACACCGCCAGCACTGCCGCGCAAACGCGACAACCCGCCTGGAACTGGCGAAAAGGATGTCCTCAAGCAGGCGTCCAAGCGGCTCGCCCAGCTGGTCGAGGACTCCAAGCGCACCTGCACCTGCTCCGAGGTGCTCAAGTCACTCATGGCCGACGAtgggcagcagcagccggcaGAACCGCCGCCTCTAACGCTGCTCCAGCGCATTGCCATCTTCTTCGACCTCGACCTACTGCGAGACTTCGTCTACCTCAACATCATGGTCGGCATCACGCTAGCGAACTTCGCCGAGCTGAACTTCTCCATCCTGACGCCGTTCGTGCTGGCCGACTTCGGCTGCACGCGGGACCAGATCGCCATGGCCATGTCGGTGCTCGGCGTCACGGACATCACCTGCCGGTGCATCATACCGCTGCTGGCCGAGCGCATCAGCTGGCAGAATCGCACGTTCTTCCTGATCGGCGTTATCAACATGGCGCTCGGGCGCATCG TGCTGGCCCACTTTCACAGCTACCCGGTAGTGCTGACCGTTGCCTGCTGGATCGGGTTCAACAAGGGCCTACGGACGGTCTTCATGGCCCTGGCCATCCCGTCCCACGTATCCCTCGATCGGCTGCCCGGTGCCACCGGCATCCATCTCCTTTTCGCCGGTCTATTCTACTTCTTCGTCGGACCGCTTGTCG